One region of Ahniella affigens genomic DNA includes:
- a CDS encoding MATE family efflux transporter, producing MADLTQGSLHHQIARMASTMLVGMVFQTLYYLVDLYFVAGVGTAAVAAVSLIGNLMMITVALTQALTVGATSLIARAFGSKDFALANRLFNQTQVLAVLTGAVFVTVLMLGRHAFAERFAADAETAAAAVAYLNWFVPALGLQFLIVAMAAALRGAGEVKGPMLVQVVSLIMNTVLAPVLIAGWGTGKPMGVAGAGLATFLSVLFAGLLLLVFVRKRHDVLDFNWAHSIPDWALWRKLLSIGLPSGAEFLLISVYSLVIYYLIRDFGAHAQAGFGLGMRIMQAGFLPALAVAFSVGPIAGQNFGAGKLERVRATFKAGALWVSILMLLFVLACHVLPDSLFTPFSQDPAVITVGAGMLAVLSYNFVAAGLILVVGGMFQALGNTVPSMLASASRLILFVGPAVWMVGQSWFRLTHLWWLSVGTQLIQLFIALLLLRREFRRRLVPPGSGATAMPSV from the coding sequence ATGGCGGATTTGACGCAAGGCTCGTTGCATCACCAGATCGCTCGCATGGCCAGCACCATGCTGGTCGGGATGGTGTTTCAGACGCTTTACTACTTGGTCGACCTCTACTTTGTTGCGGGCGTGGGCACGGCCGCAGTCGCTGCAGTCAGCCTGATCGGCAATCTGATGATGATCACAGTCGCGCTGACACAAGCGCTGACCGTGGGGGCCACCAGCCTGATTGCACGAGCGTTTGGTAGCAAGGATTTTGCCTTGGCCAACCGGCTGTTCAATCAAACGCAGGTGCTGGCGGTGCTGACGGGCGCTGTGTTTGTGACCGTGCTGATGCTTGGTCGGCATGCGTTTGCAGAGCGCTTCGCTGCCGATGCCGAGACCGCCGCCGCCGCAGTCGCCTATTTGAACTGGTTTGTGCCGGCTTTGGGGCTGCAGTTTCTGATTGTGGCCATGGCCGCGGCGCTTCGGGGCGCGGGCGAAGTCAAGGGTCCCATGCTGGTGCAGGTGGTGTCACTGATCATGAACACCGTCCTGGCCCCCGTGCTGATCGCAGGCTGGGGCACAGGCAAGCCGATGGGCGTTGCCGGTGCCGGACTGGCGACCTTCCTATCTGTGCTATTCGCTGGCCTGCTGCTGCTTGTGTTCGTGCGGAAACGCCACGATGTGCTCGATTTCAATTGGGCGCACAGCATTCCGGATTGGGCGTTGTGGCGCAAACTGTTATCCATCGGCCTGCCCAGCGGTGCCGAGTTTCTGCTCATCAGTGTCTATTCCCTGGTCATCTACTACCTGATCCGTGATTTCGGCGCGCATGCCCAGGCTGGATTCGGTCTCGGCATGCGGATCATGCAAGCAGGCTTCTTGCCGGCTTTAGCGGTGGCGTTTTCAGTCGGACCGATTGCGGGACAGAACTTTGGTGCTGGAAAACTCGAACGGGTTCGCGCCACATTCAAGGCGGGCGCGCTTTGGGTCAGCATCCTGATGCTTCTGTTTGTGTTGGCTTGTCATGTGTTGCCGGACTCGCTGTTCACACCGTTTTCCCAAGATCCTGCCGTTATCACCGTCGGCGCGGGCATGCTCGCCGTGCTGTCCTACAACTTTGTCGCAGCGGGTTTGATCCTGGTGGTCGGCGGCATGTTTCAGGCACTTGGGAACACCGTCCCATCCATGCTTGCTTCGGCATCGCGCCTCATCCTGTTTGTTGGGCCTGCGGTTTGGATGGTCGGCCAATCGTGGTTTCGGTTGACCCATCTCTGGTGGTTGTCGGTCGGCACGCAACTGATTCAGTTGTTCATTGCCCTGCTCCTTTTGCGCCGCGAATTCCGACGCCGTCTCGTACCGCCCGGGTCCGGCGCTACAGCAATGCCGTCAGTCTGA
- a CDS encoding TlpA family protein disulfide reductase translates to MSRLLPLLVLLIATAAGVGGFWFGRSVRMNQMTQGQEALVGRVAPDLKLTDLHGNTVSLTSFRGKTVLVNFWATWCPPCVEELPLLDALSDDMAVVGIAVDLPEAVPPFLAAHPVRYPIWLADQDQSNPALAFGNQSGALPYSALLDAEGRIVRVKLGQLHPEEIPGFVDD, encoded by the coding sequence TTGTCGCGACTGTTGCCGCTTCTTGTGCTGTTGATTGCCACCGCTGCGGGCGTCGGCGGCTTCTGGTTCGGCCGCTCGGTGCGAATGAACCAAATGACTCAGGGTCAGGAAGCACTGGTCGGTCGGGTGGCCCCCGACCTCAAGCTTACCGACCTCCACGGCAACACGGTCTCGCTGACGTCGTTCCGCGGCAAAACGGTCCTCGTCAACTTCTGGGCCACGTGGTGCCCGCCGTGTGTCGAGGAATTGCCGCTGCTCGATGCATTGAGTGACGACATGGCGGTGGTCGGCATTGCGGTAGACTTGCCGGAGGCGGTGCCTCCCTTCTTGGCAGCGCATCCTGTTCGGTATCCCATCTGGCTTGCCGACCAAGATCAGAGCAATCCGGCATTGGCTTTCGGCAATCAGTCTGGCGCTCTGCCTTACAGCGCGCTGCTCGACGCCGAGGGCCGCATTGTGCGAGTCAAGCTCGGCCAGTTGCATCCGGAAGAGATTCCCGGATTTGTAGACGATTGA
- a CDS encoding protein-disulfide reductase DsbD family protein, giving the protein MNWTSRLPTALLGLCLALPMLAHAASESDLLPVDEAFQLSTRALNRDEIEVAFKIAPSYYLYRERMKVESADPAGFSIVEAQWPNGDPKEDEFFGHVETYRLNAAGTVIGQAAPTLAEVSLKISYQGCADIGICYPPQRRTVTVALPAQAPANPAGFLPGTSPGLGDTSIATAGGASSNPLAGLGQTTSVLGATDALPLPEDQAFQFEAIAESSTEFLLRFTMPPNYYLYRDHSRFELVDPNVGTLGSPLWPAAQTIQDPEFGAVQVYFDLVEVPLRLARRDGAPTVVALKGFYQGCIKDGICYPPMERTLQVEFPAASAGELTKVAELIADEAAPAKAPTATSIQTPEPNAGSLPALTFWQALLAALLGGLVLNLMPCVLPVLSLKAISLASSGETPAKARAHALWYTAGVLSSFAVVGLLVIALRSGGAALGWGFQLQQPIFVGLMAYVMLALGLSLSGLILIGAGLANIGSNLADQSGAKGDFFTGVLAVVVASPCTAPFMGGALSFAFNQSPLVALIVFLALGLGLALPFLLVGFVPALAHRLPKPGAWMDTLKQWLAYPLYITAVWLAWVLGHQRGVDAMAIWLIGALALTAGLWWWEKNRFADRQWSRHLLAALLVAASLWALWTIHRLPADAPAQNTSQFAKPYSAELLTQLRGAQTPVFVNMTADWCVSCKVNERSTLSGDRFKQALADTGTVYLKGDWTNEDPTITAFLKEHGAVGVPLYVFYAKGSSDGVVLPAILTPDLVDRTIRGEP; this is encoded by the coding sequence ATGAACTGGACGAGCCGACTGCCGACCGCCCTGCTCGGGCTTTGCCTGGCACTACCGATGTTGGCTCATGCAGCCAGCGAGAGCGATCTATTGCCTGTCGATGAGGCGTTTCAACTCTCCACACGCGCGCTGAATCGCGACGAGATTGAAGTCGCCTTCAAGATCGCGCCCAGCTATTACCTGTACCGGGAGCGGATGAAGGTTGAGTCCGCTGACCCAGCCGGCTTCTCGATTGTTGAAGCGCAATGGCCAAATGGCGACCCGAAAGAAGACGAATTCTTCGGGCATGTCGAGACGTATCGCCTCAACGCGGCCGGGACCGTGATTGGCCAAGCCGCGCCAACCTTGGCCGAGGTCAGTCTCAAAATCAGCTACCAGGGCTGTGCCGACATCGGCATCTGCTATCCACCGCAGCGCCGGACCGTGACGGTCGCGTTGCCCGCACAAGCGCCCGCGAACCCCGCTGGGTTTTTGCCGGGTACGAGCCCTGGCTTGGGCGACACGAGTATCGCAACCGCTGGTGGTGCGTCCAGCAATCCTCTGGCCGGTCTCGGTCAGACGACATCGGTACTGGGCGCGACGGACGCGCTACCACTGCCTGAGGACCAAGCCTTCCAGTTCGAGGCAATCGCTGAAAGCAGCACCGAGTTTCTGCTGCGCTTTACGATGCCGCCAAACTACTACTTGTATCGCGATCACAGCCGCTTTGAGCTGGTCGATCCAAACGTCGGCACCTTGGGTTCGCCCCTCTGGCCCGCGGCACAGACGATACAGGACCCCGAATTCGGCGCGGTGCAGGTATACTTTGATCTGGTGGAAGTCCCGCTGCGCCTCGCGCGCCGCGATGGTGCACCCACCGTTGTGGCATTGAAAGGTTTCTATCAGGGTTGCATCAAGGACGGCATCTGCTATCCGCCCATGGAACGCACGCTGCAGGTCGAGTTCCCAGCCGCGAGTGCGGGCGAACTGACCAAGGTCGCGGAACTGATCGCCGATGAAGCCGCGCCCGCCAAAGCCCCGACGGCGACAAGTATTCAGACGCCTGAACCAAATGCTGGCAGCCTGCCCGCGCTGACCTTCTGGCAGGCGCTGCTTGCGGCCTTGCTCGGCGGTCTGGTGTTGAATCTGATGCCCTGCGTTCTGCCGGTACTGTCACTCAAAGCCATCAGCCTGGCGAGCAGTGGCGAAACCCCCGCCAAAGCGCGAGCGCATGCGCTTTGGTACACAGCGGGCGTGCTGAGCTCGTTTGCGGTGGTCGGCCTGCTCGTGATTGCCTTGCGTTCGGGCGGTGCCGCGCTTGGCTGGGGGTTCCAACTACAGCAGCCCATCTTTGTGGGTTTGATGGCCTACGTCATGCTGGCCTTGGGCTTGAGCCTGTCGGGCCTCATCCTGATTGGCGCGGGCTTGGCCAACATCGGGTCCAATCTGGCCGACCAAAGCGGTGCCAAGGGCGACTTCTTTACGGGCGTTCTGGCGGTGGTGGTCGCGAGTCCGTGCACTGCGCCCTTCATGGGCGGCGCACTGAGCTTTGCGTTCAATCAGTCGCCATTGGTGGCCTTGATCGTGTTTCTGGCACTGGGCTTGGGTCTGGCGCTGCCCTTCCTGCTCGTCGGGTTTGTGCCGGCGCTCGCGCATCGGCTGCCAAAACCAGGCGCCTGGATGGACACGCTGAAGCAGTGGCTTGCGTATCCGCTTTACATCACCGCGGTGTGGCTGGCCTGGGTGCTTGGCCATCAGCGCGGCGTGGATGCCATGGCCATCTGGCTCATTGGTGCATTGGCCCTTACGGCCGGTCTCTGGTGGTGGGAGAAGAACCGCTTTGCCGATCGGCAATGGTCGCGGCATCTGCTTGCAGCGCTTTTGGTCGCCGCCAGCCTCTGGGCATTGTGGACCATTCATCGCCTACCCGCAGACGCGCCCGCACAGAACACGTCGCAATTCGCTAAACCCTACTCTGCCGAACTGCTGACCCAACTGCGCGGCGCGCAAACGCCGGTGTTCGTCAACATGACGGCCGACTGGTGCGTGAGCTGCAAGGTCAATGAGCGGAGCACGCTCAGCGGTGATCGTTTCAAGCAAGCCCTGGCAGACACCGGCACCGTGTATCTGAAGGGCGACTGGACCAACGAAGACCCGACGATTACCGCCTTCCTGAAAGAACATGGCGCGGTCGGTGTGCCACTGTACGTCTTCTATGCCAAAGGCTCGTCGGATGGCGTCGTTCTGCCCGCGATTCTGACGCCTGATCTCGTGGATCGGACCATCCGCGGGGAGCCGTGA